From a single Silene latifolia isolate original U9 population chromosome 6, ASM4854445v1, whole genome shotgun sequence genomic region:
- the LOC141587022 gene encoding meiotic nuclear division protein 1 homolog, with product MSKKRGLSLDEKREKMLQIFYDSQDFFLLKELEKMGPKKGVISQSVKDVIQSLVDDDLVLKDKIGSSIYFWSLPSTAGNQLRNVSQKLESDLQTSKKRYVELVDQCNSLKKGREDSDEREEVLSELKSVELKHKELKDELAQYADNDPAAFDAMKNAIEVAYSAANRWTDNVFILKQWCGNNFPQAKEQLESLYQEAGITDEFDYIEIPTLASLGSAED from the exons ATG TCAAAGAAGAGAGGCCTTTCACTAGACGAGAAGCGAGAGAAGATGCTCCAGATCTTCTATGATTCACAAGATTTCTTCCTT CTTAAGGAGCTTGAGAAGATGGGTCCAAAAAAAGGTGTCATCAGCCAGTCAGTGAAAGATGTTATACAGAGTCTTGTGGATGATGACCTTGTTTTAAAGGACAAGATTGGAAGCTCT ATATACTTTTGGAGCCTTCCTAGCACAGCTGGAAATCAG CTTAGGAATGTGAGTCAGAAGCTGGAATCCGATCTTCAGACCAGCAAGAAACGCTATGTTGAGCTGGTAGACCAGTGTAATTCTTTAAAGAAGGGACGTGAGGATTCG GATGAAAGGGAGGAAGTTCTAAGTGAGTTAAAATCAGTGGAGCTGAAGCACAAGGAGTTGAAG GATGAACTGGCACAGTACGCTGACAATGATCCTGCTGCTTTTGATGCTATGA AGAATGCTATTGAAGTTGCATATTCAGCAGCCAACAGATGGACAG ATAACGTTTTCATTCTAAAGCAGTGGTGCGGGAACAACTTCCCACAGGCCAAAGAGCAACTTGAAAGCTTGTATCAAGAG GCTGGAATAACAGATGAGTTTGACTACATTGAGATACCAACTCTTGCCTCATTGGGCTCTGCTGAGGATTAA